The following coding sequences are from one Ficedula albicollis isolate OC2 chromosome 14, FicAlb1.5, whole genome shotgun sequence window:
- the DECR2 gene encoding peroxisomal 2,4-dienoyl-CoA reductase isoform X2, translated as MQASKKLMAATGQQCLPLSMDVRQPQTIAAAVDGALKEFQRIDILINGAAGNFLCPASALSFNAFKTVIDIDTMGTFNTSKVLFEKYFRDHGGVIVNITATLSYRGQALQVHAGAAKAAIDAMTRHLAVEWGPNNIRVNSLAPGPITGTEGFRRLGGRLAEKSEQFSVIPLQRAGNKTEIAHSALYLASPLSSYVTGTTLVVDGGSWLTSPNSFSALLGIASSSAKL; from the exons ATGCAG GCTTCGAAAAAGCTGATGGCAGccacagggcagcagtgcctgcccctgTCCATGGATGTCCGGCAGCCCCAGACCATCGCGGCCGCGGTGGACGGGGCGCTAAAGGAGTTCCAGAGGATCGACATCCTCATTAAtg gtgctgcagggaacttcctgtgcccagccagcGCCCTGTCCTTCAACGCCTTCAAGACAGTGATAGACATCGACACCATGGGCACCTTCAACACCTCCAAAGTCCTCTTTGAGAAATATTTCCGG GACCATGGTGGGGTCATCGTTAACATCACGGCGACCCTGAGCTACCGAGGGCAGGCCCTGCAGGTGCACGCTGGGGCTGCCAAGGCTGCCATAG ATGCCATGACCCGTCACCTGGCAGTGGAGTGGGGACCCAACAACATCCGTGTGAACAGCCTGGCCCCCGGCCCCATCACGGGCACCGAGGGCTTCCGACGCCTGG GTGGGAGATTGGCTGAGAAGTCGGAGCAGTTCTCGGTGATCCCGCTGCAGCGCGCGGGGAACAAGACGGAGATCGCGCACAGCGCGCTGTACCTGGCCAGCCCCCTCTCCTCCTACGTCACCGGCACCACCCTGGTCGTGGATGGTGGCAGCTGGCTCACCTCCCCCAACAGCTTCTCTGCCTTGCTGGGTATTGCCTCCTCCTCTGCTAAACTCTAG
- the LOC101811599 gene encoding nucleoside diphosphate kinase, mitochondrial, which translates to MGSLGRCLARSVPRGQPGLSPPGPRCYGSAPPALQEQTLLVAKPDALRRRPPVWEGYNVVRCTRAMVGDSGAVGTIRGDLSVHIARNLVHASDSVETARREIGFWFQRHELLAWDSGDRDNIYGL; encoded by the exons ATGGGCTCGCTGGGGCGATGCCTGGCCCGGAGCGTCCCGCGGGGGCAGCCGGGCCTGAGCCCCCCCGGGCCCCGCTGCTACGGCTCCG CCCCCCCGGCGCTGCAGGAGCAGACGCTGCTGGTGGCCAAGCCGGACGCGCTgcggcggcggcccccc GTGTGGGAGGGCTACAACGTGGTGCGCTGCACGCGGGCCATGGTTGGGGACAGCGGCGCCGTGGGGACAATCCGCGGGGACCTCAGCGTGCACATCGCCAG GAACCTGGTCCACGCCAGTGACTCCGTGGAGACGGCCCGGCGGGAGATCGGCTTCTGGTTCCAGCGGCACGAGCTGCTGGCctgggacagcggggacagggacaacaTCTACGGGCTCTAG
- the DECR2 gene encoding peroxisomal 2,4-dienoyl-CoA reductase isoform X1, which produces MQASKKLMAATGQQCLPLSMDVRQPQTIAAAVDGALKEFQRIDILINGAAGNFLCPASALSFNAFKTVIDIDTMGTFNTSKVLFEKYFRDHGGVIVNITATLSYRGQALQVHAGAAKAAIDAMTRHLAVEWGPNNIRVNSLAPGPITGTEGFRRLGGRLAEKSEQFSVIPLQRAGNKTEIAHSALYLASPLSSYVTGTTLVVDGGSWLTSPNSFSALLDVWAAGANQPH; this is translated from the exons ATGCAG GCTTCGAAAAAGCTGATGGCAGccacagggcagcagtgcctgcccctgTCCATGGATGTCCGGCAGCCCCAGACCATCGCGGCCGCGGTGGACGGGGCGCTAAAGGAGTTCCAGAGGATCGACATCCTCATTAAtg gtgctgcagggaacttcctgtgcccagccagcGCCCTGTCCTTCAACGCCTTCAAGACAGTGATAGACATCGACACCATGGGCACCTTCAACACCTCCAAAGTCCTCTTTGAGAAATATTTCCGG GACCATGGTGGGGTCATCGTTAACATCACGGCGACCCTGAGCTACCGAGGGCAGGCCCTGCAGGTGCACGCTGGGGCTGCCAAGGCTGCCATAG ATGCCATGACCCGTCACCTGGCAGTGGAGTGGGGACCCAACAACATCCGTGTGAACAGCCTGGCCCCCGGCCCCATCACGGGCACCGAGGGCTTCCGACGCCTGG GTGGGAGATTGGCTGAGAAGTCGGAGCAGTTCTCGGTGATCCCGCTGCAGCGCGCGGGGAACAAGACGGAGATCGCGCACAGCGCGCTGTACCTGGCCAGCCCCCTCTCCTCCTACGTCACCGGCACCACCCTGGTCGTGGATGGTGGCAGCTGGCTCACCTCCCCCAACAGCTTCTCTGCCTTGCTGG AtgtctgggctgcaggagcaaacCAACCCCACTGA